Proteins encoded by one window of Anopheles maculipalpis chromosome 2RL, idAnoMacuDA_375_x, whole genome shotgun sequence:
- the LOC126557925 gene encoding ammonium transporter Rh type A, which translates to MHTPGSSTSGYALLLIVQVVFIIVFGFCTDYAKELLPVKNETLRTASSEPTESNLRKYPHFQDIHVMIFAGFAFLMTFLKRYGFSASGLNLLVASLVVQWAIIMRGCYEMEDGIIPISLQNLIGADIAAAAVLISMGALLGRTTPIQLLVMGILEIAIFAGNEYLQIELVKAADVGGSITVHAFGAYFGLAVSFMLRPKKEQAKAGPLEGSSYNSDISAMIGTIFLWIFWPSFNSALVDGADQERAIINTYLSLAGATVTTFVLSALVSHDHKLDMVHVQNSTLAGGVAVGSICNLLIHPFGALIVGVIAGVISVLGYRYLTPAILSNLRIADTCGVHNLHGMPAVLSAIFSAIYATFASADTYGSSLATIFPAMQNPNTTHHTSEMEPLEYVIGGYGRSGAKQGAFQLMAIGLTMAIAIAGGLLTGLILKSPSVRQLEEHELHKDDAFWETPAEDTKNSTDTNEATHQ; encoded by the exons ATGCATACACCGGGATCGTCTACGTCCGGTTACGCACTGCTGCTAATCGTCCAGGTCGTGTTTATAATCGTGTTTGGATTCTGTACCGATTATGCTAAAGAATTGCTGCCCGTTAAAAATGAAACGCTTCGAACCGCGTCGTCCGAACCTACGGAGTCTAATCTACGCAAATATCCCC ATTTTCAAGACATACACGTGATGATCTTTGCCGGCTTTGCCTTTCTGATGACGTTCCTGAAGCGGTATGGTTTTAGTGCCTCGGGACTAAATCTGCTGGTGGCGTCCCTCGTCGTGCAGTGGGCTATCATAATGCGCGGCTGTTACGAAATGGAGGATGGCATCATACCGATCTCGTTGCAGAATCTTATCGGTGCGGACATAGCCGCTGCGGCGGTACTGATCAGTATGGGTGCCTTGCTGGGACGCACGACTCCAATCCAGCTGCTTGTAATGGGCATTTTGGAGATCGCGATCTTCGCCGGCAATGAGTATCTGCAGATAGAGCTCGTTAAGGCGGCCGATGTTGGTGGTTCAATAACGGTGCACGCTTTTGGTGCTTACTTTGGGCTGGCGGTTAGCTTTATGTTGCGTCCGAAGAAGGAGCAGGCAAAGGCGGGCCCACTGGAAGGTTCGTCGTACAATTCGGACATCAGTGCCATGATCGGTACGATCTTTTTGTGGATCTTCTGGCCTAGCTTTAACTCGGCACTGGTGGATGGAGCTGATCAGGAGCGTGCCATTATCAATACGTATCTTTCGCTTGCCGGTGCTACGGTGACTACATTCGTACTGTCGGCACTGGTATCGCACGACCACAAGCTGGACATGGTGCATGTGCAAAACTCTACCTTGGCTGGCGGTGTTGCCGTTGGTTCGATCTGCAACCTGCTGATCCACCCATTCGGTGCACTGATCGTCGGTGTTATTGCCGGGGTCATTTCGGTGCTCGGTTATCGGTACCTTACG CCTGCCATACTGTCCAACCTCCGCATAGCTGACACGTGCGGAGTTCACAACCTGCACGGAATGCCCGCAGTACTTTCAGCCATTTTCTCCGCCATTTATGCCACGTTTGCCAGCGCCGATACATACGGCAGCTCATTGGCTACGATTTTCCCTGCCATGCAGAATCCCAACACCACCCACCACACATCGGAAATGGAACCACTCGAATACGTCATTGGA GGTTACGGTCGTTCCGGAGCGAAACAGGGAGCATTCCAGCTGATGGCGATTGGTTTGACGATGGCAATTGCCATCGCTGGTGGTTTGCTAACGG GATTGATACTCAAGTCACCCTCAGTTCGTCAGTTGGAAGAACATGAGTTGCACAAAGATGATGCATTTTGGGAAACGCCTGCGGAGGATACGAAAAATAGCACAGACACAAACGAAGCGACACATCAGTAA